One window of the Mixophyes fleayi isolate aMixFle1 chromosome 6, aMixFle1.hap1, whole genome shotgun sequence genome contains the following:
- the CCR7 gene encoding C-C chemokine receptor type 7: MLLLQGWDMVHITQYVLFLAIVQLCNGQENVTDIPEEEDSNFTTMDYDAYLHQCQKSDVRVFRSTFLPVMYTIICLIGLAGNSLVMLRYIYFKRLKTGTDYYMLNLAIADVVFLFTLPFWAYSISKYWTFGNGMCKVIYCLYKMSFFSGMFLLMCVSIERYFAIVQAPSAHRHRSKTVMVSKLSSVSIWVIAFFLSIPELVFSGVQLIDGIDSCVIFSADLESLNARLRISQMFFGFLLPIIIMSFCYSMIIRTLLHARNYEKYKAIKVIITIVIVFVMFQLPYNSVLLMRTFQNTTVCDISKNLDIAEDVTYSLACFRCCFNPFLYAIIGVKFRNDLCKFFKDLGCLSQEKFTEWSTAKPSKRGSFAMDTETTTTFSP, encoded by the coding sequence TTATGCAATGGACAGGAAAATGTCACCGATATACCCGAAGAAGAGGACTCTAACTTCACCACAATGGATTATGATGCTTATCTACATCAGTGTCAAAAAAGTGATGTCCGGGTCTTCCGTTCCACATTCCTACCAGTAATGTACACAATCATTTGTTTAATAGGACTGGCAGGAAACAGCTTAGTTATGCTAAGATACATCTACTTCAAAAGACTAAAAACCGGGACAGATTATTACATGCTGAATTTGGCCATAGCGGACGTGGTCTTCCTCTTTACCCTGCCTTTTTGGGCATACAGCATAAGCAAATACTGGACTTTTGGTAATGGAATGTGCAAAGTCATATACTGCCTTTACAAAATGAGCTTCTTCAGTGGCATGTTCCTGCTTATGTGTGTGAGCATTGAGAGATACTTTGCGATTGTCCAGGCCCCTTCTGCTCATCGTCACAGGTCCAAGACTGTGATGGTCAGTAAACTCTCCAGTGTTAGCATTTGGGTCATTGCTTTCTTCTTGTCTATTCCTGAGCTGGTCTTTAGTGGAGTACAATTAATAGATGGCATCGACTCGTGCGTCATATTTTCAGCTGATCTAGAGAGCCTTAACGCAAGACTCAGGATCTCCCAGATGTTTTTTGGATTCCTGCTCCCCATAATCATCATGTCCTTTTGCTATAGCATGATAATCAGGACATTGCTCCATGCACGTAACTATGAGAAGTACAAAGCCATCAaggtcatcatcaccattgtcATCGTATTTGTAATGTTCCAACTTCCTTACAACAGCGTCCTGTTAATGAGGACCTTTCAAAAcaccactgtgtgtgatatcagcAAGAACTTAGATATTGCTGAGGATGTAACCTACAGTCTAGCTTGCTTCCGTTGTTGCTTCAACCCATTCCTCTATGCTATCATTGGAGTTAAGTTCAGGAATGACCTGTGCAAATTCTTTAAGGATTTGGGTTGCCTCAGCCAGGAGAAGTTTACTGAATGGTCAACAGCCAAACCAAGCAAGAGAGGATCTTTTGCAATGGACACAGAGACCACCACCACCTTTTCTCCTTGA